The following are encoded together in the Scytonema millei VB511283 genome:
- a CDS encoding cupin domain-containing protein, with translation MSDTSVKKVDSSSSPHGKQGQKYLASGKSLSMRLWENEQPAEAKSPTTRDYETVGYVIDGKAELHLEGQMVLLEPGDSWVVPKGASHSYKILEPFTAVEATSPPSQVHGRDE, from the coding sequence ATGAGCGATACCAGTGTTAAAAAGGTAGATTCTAGTAGTTCCCCTCATGGTAAGCAGGGACAGAAGTATTTAGCTTCCGGTAAATCTCTTTCTATGCGTTTGTGGGAAAACGAACAACCAGCAGAAGCTAAATCTCCCACGACGAGAGACTATGAAACCGTTGGCTATGTAATTGACGGTAAGGCAGAGTTACATCTTGAAGGTCAAATGGTATTACTAGAACCAGGAGATTCTTGGGTTGTCCCTAAAGGCGCATCACATTCTTACAAAATTTTAGAACCTTTTACTGCTGTTGAAGCTACAAGCCCTCCGTCACAGGTTCACGGAAGAGATGAATAA